The DNA window GTCGAGCGTACTCGATTCGGAGGCGGCGCTCCTGGACGAGGGCCCGCACCAGGACGTCGAGGGTGGCGTCGGCGTCACGGTAGTCCTTCACGGCGTACGACACGGTGTAGAACTTCCGCTCGAAGGCCTGGAGGCGTTCCCGCCGCGCCGGCGGCAGCGTGCGGCGAAACGCTTCCCACAGGTCGTCGACACCCTCCTTGAGGACGGTGCCCTCGAGGAAGCGGAAGACCGAGAGCGCGAAGTAGAACGAGAGCACCTGGTAGGCGGTCGAGTCCACGTCGCGCGCGGCGCCGCACAGCCGGACGACGCGCCGGTCGCCGCGCTGCACGGCCTCGAAGACCGGATTGCCGCGCTCGTCGACCAGCTCCTTCCGGCAGGCCGCCAGGTAGCGGAGCAGCGTGCGCTCGGAGATGCCGAGCTCGTCCTGGATGGCGGCGAAGGACCACCCGTGCGGACGTGAGAGAAGTCCGTAGAGGACGCGGGCCATGCGGGTGGCAGAGGTGTAGGTGGCGGGGCGTGACTTCGGGCGGCGGGCGGGCATGGCCGTCGTCATGGCGCATTTCGGGACCGGTGGGCACGATGCAGCGAGTCGGGACGTCCGCGGTGATGGACGTCACCGTCGCTCGATGGTGCCCCGCCAGGTGGCGCTGCAGGTGAACCCGCCGCAGCTCGCCGTGAACTCGAGGGCCGCGGCGGCCACGGGCGCGAAGCCGAGCACGGCGAAGGTCGACTGGGCGCAGCACGAGCCGCTGCACGAGACGTCCGTGACGCCGCCCCACCCGTCGTCCAGGATCACGCCGTTCCACGGAACGAACCCGCTGCCGAGATTGCCGGCGATGTTGGTGCCGACCTGGCTGGTGACGCGGATGCTG is part of the bacterium genome and encodes:
- a CDS encoding WYL domain-containing protein is translated as MTTAMPARRPKSRPATYTSATRMARVLYGLLSRPHGWSFAAIQDELGISERTLLRYLAACRKELVDERGNPVFEAVQRGDRRVVRLCGAARDVDSTAYQVLSFYFALSVFRFLEGTVLKEGVDDLWEAFRRTLPPARRERLQAFERKFYTVSYAVKDYRDADATLDVLVRALVQERRLRIEYARLWRGGETTVHDFAPYTLVLYRGGLYVIGRSHRHREIVYLAVERIVTAEMTPLRFDYPRRYSPEKHLDGTFGIVEGPETEVVLRLHGEESARLLAARRLHPTQRVLKDAGGGARLTMTVRGTSELKNWILAQGPFVEVLEPASLRAEIGAALREAARLYDTAGKGIA